In Perognathus longimembris pacificus isolate PPM17 chromosome 3, ASM2315922v1, whole genome shotgun sequence, a single window of DNA contains:
- the LOC125348329 gene encoding lys-63-specific deubiquitinase BRCC36-like, with translation MAVQAVHLDSDAFLVCLHHALSTEKEEVMGLCIGVLKEEEEESDSKFASTGADMSPAAEKAHSARIVHIRSVIILPRSDKRKDRVEISPEQLSAASVEAERLAELTGCPMRVVGWYHSHPHITVWPSHVDVRTQAAYQMMDPRFVGIIFSCFVEDKNTNIGQIAFTCFQSARAPRSSEYERVDIPIHVVPRASIGKACLESLVELPKILCQEELASYRRSCGCPDQDSVTRIHNACVYAGNVCGQASAVSGPLLQWLENRWEQNQELLQALTQEKKELMEKLSSLK, from the coding sequence ATGGCGGTTCAGGCCGTTCACCTGGATTCTGACGCTTTCCTCGTCTGTCTCCACCACGCTCTGAGCACTGAGAAAGAGGAGGTAATGGGCCTGTGTATTGGGGtgttgaaggaggaggaggaggaaagtgaCTCCaaatttgccagtactggagcggATATGAGCCCGGCGGCAGAGAAGGCCCACTCAGCCCGAATCGTCCATATTCGCTCCGTCATCATCTTGCCGCGGTCGGATAAGAGGAAGGACCGGGTGGAGATTTCCCCGGAACAGCTGTCCGCGGCCTCGGTGGAGGCGGAGAGGTTGGCAGAGCTCACCGGGTGCCCCATGCGGGTAGTGGGCTGGTACCACTCCCACCCGCACATCACTGTCTGGCCCTCCCACGTGGACGTTCGCACCCAGGCCGCCTACCAGATGATGGATCCACGCTTCGTTGGGATTATCTTCTCTTGTTTCGTggaggataaaaacacaaacattgGCCAGATCGCTTTCACTTGCTTCCAATCTGCACGGGCCCCTAGGAGCTCAGAGTATGAGAGAGTTGATATTCCCATCCACGTAGTACCCCGAGCCAGCATTGGGAAGGCATGCCTCGAGTCGCTAGTGGAGCTGCCCAAGATCCTCTGCCAGGAAGAACTGGCCTCCTACAGGAGGAGCTGTGGTTGCCCCGACCAGGACTCGGTAACCAGGATCCACAATGCCTGCGTGTATGCGGGCAATGTATGTGGCCAGGCTTCCGCCGTCAGTGGGCCTCTCCTCCAGTGGCTGGAGAACAGATGGGAGCAAAACCAAGAACTTTTGCAGGCTTTGACCCAAGAGAAGAAAGAGCTTATGGAAAAACTCTCTTCTCTAAAATAA